The Euphorbia lathyris chromosome 4, ddEupLath1.1, whole genome shotgun sequence genomic interval TATTGTATCAAAAAAGGGCTTATACTACAAACCTGATTCTCTGAGCTGGATGCTTTAGAAACAATAGCATAAGTCTGGCATAATGAACAAATTCACAACTTTAATATAAGTTTCCATTTTGAATGCTTTAgtgatgaaacataaatttaGAGGATGTATTTGTATTTGACTCACTGAAGGAGTTACAAGGACATAAATGGCTCCAAACGAGGCACTTAAATATGGCACCTGCAATTCCAAATACTCAGTGACATCTGATACGACTTTCAGTTTAAGAGTTTGTGTAACTATAAGAAATAACTTGTGTTCAACTACATACCCAAGAGGCCCATGCCAATCCATAGAGAATTGCCTATTCATAGAAGAATTCCATATCAgaaatttttttgtgttttaaagaaaaaaaagttcaaTCGTAGAGAAAAAGGAACTTACATATGTTATTGATGCAAGTAAGGCAATACACAATATCACTTTTTCACCAACCAATGGATTCAAGAGAGGAAGCACCAAAATCTACAAGCAAACCACATAATCTAGAAGTTAACCATGCATACACAGGAACTCTTAGGTTCATTCAGAAATATAAAACAGAAGATATTAGCTGcacaaacaaatatatatacctGAGAGAAAATTTCACCGACTCCAACCATAAGTAAAATTTCTGAATACTGATTTTTGCTAAACCCAAAAACTGACTTCAGATAGTACTGCATACAGAATTCTAATCCAGTCAGAAAACCTTAACtccaaacacaaaacaaaacaaaatatagcACACATCTGCAGAAGAAGGAAGTTACAAATAAGACAGAAGTGATGCCGGACATTCCTAACTCATAGAAGAAGGAAACGGAAGAAATGCCTCTAAGTGCAGAGCTGAAAAGTAATTAAGACACAATTGTCAATTAATTAAACCTAGAGAATTGTTTGGAACTTCAATTGAACTAATTAAGCTCCATCAGTACCTGCTAAAGACAACTGTTGCAGCATCTACCATTGACTTATATCGTGTATGTAAAACCTTAACCATCCTACTCAACAAGCTTGATTTTTGGTCCTTCCTTTCATCCCGAGTTACTGTCTCAACTAGAAAGAATTGCATATACAGCGGACAAAACATCAAGAGACCAATTGAAACCTGAAACAAAAGCAATCATTTCAAAGATAGACAATGAATTTTCTGAAAATGTCAAAACCACGTACCAGAAAAATGTATCTCTCGGGAAGAAACCGCGCCAAAACATTTCCCAAGACATGAGAAGCAGAAAAAAGACCTGTCATCCAACTAAATACTGCAGCCCTTTTGTCTTGTTCAATGAAATCTGCCTGTAATATATAGGAAAGGGAAGGCAAACTGATGAATACATTAACAATATTCTCTATTCATGACTTTGATATGAAGGGAAATTAGTAGGTATCTCTTACAGCATAGGCAACAGCAATGCAGAAAATGCTTCCTTGACTTAAAATAAACGAAATTGTCCGAAGCACATAGTAACCGTACACAAATTCTCTTGATTGTCTATAGGCAAGTAGAGCTgatgcaataaaaaaaacagtCACTAGATAGATAGATAAAAATTAAGGAAGGTTAATTATGTGATTGAAGAACATACCAAAAGGAAAAATGGAAGTAGAAACAGTAAGAAGGAGAAACGGTTTACGGCCGTATTCGTCTGCAAGCTGGCCTAAGAGAGGTAATACCACCATCTTGAAAATTccaaccacctacaaatataaCATCCATCATAAGCCTTTGTATTCATTGAAtcaagatatatatatatatatatatatatatatatataattgttgtTCCTAGCTCTATACACCCActtgccattgcacacttttGCATACTAAATCTTATTTTTGGTTCTTGTATTCATCAACGATGTTAAAGATGATTGCACAACACTTGAGACGAGATGCAATCCTCAACGAGGGATGGACTTTCAATATCAAGATTTTTTCTACATTAATTCTTAAACATTCCTGATCAGCAAAATCAAGTTTAGATACAGAAAAACCTCCATATTATAATATATTGTCTCAAAATCGACTTTAGTACATACCCCTATAATTTAGTGACCGTGAGTGGATTTGACCAGTAAAgtctcataaaatattaaattagaaAACAAATTGATGAAACTCTTATTGCTATTTCTCCCTGCCCACACCCTTAATTATTTTCACGGGTTGAAACCATTACTTACACCCATTACACTAAAACTACTGGACCCATTACACTAAAACTACTGGATGGACTGCCAGCTAGATACAAAAAGACAATGGAAACAGAAGTAAAAACAGAATCATTAAAAAGATAAATACTTGTATTCAGTCATCCGATCCCCTTGTTATTATATTTGAACATTACAATAAAATTGGCATTATTCCCTATAAATAATATCTCTTAGGAAATTTATGAAGATTATAATAGAGTTGTAACAATGAATCATGTAGATCATGACACCAAAATCAGAAGAAAGCTTGAAAAGCAGaaacaaatgaatataagaaaagAACAAAATTGTTGAGCAGGCAGGAGAAGTAGAGTTTGGTATGGTAGTTACCGTCTGTTGGAGACCAGAGATATAAATAGCCTGAGAACAAGTAGATTGACCAGGGCACAAAGCATTAGTAACAACATCAACAAGAACAGAAACAGTCATTTGCTCAGCTATCCAATGGAAAGATAAAGGCAACAACAAGTGCACCAATGGCTTCATCTCCTTAAACCCACCACCAATCCACTTTTTCCAATCCATCGTTCTGttctattctattctattctatttctaacccaatttagaataaaacaaattaaaaagccAATGGTGGTGGTGACACAAGTTAaggaattatatatataagcgGTTGTTTGGTGGGGTGGGTGGGAGGCTATATAATACtattattatataaaagaaGGAAAGCCTGTGGGAGGATTGACTATTCACGTGTAAGCGTAGGGTGATCGTGTGTCTTGGGTTATTAGCTTACATGGCTTACCCACTTGGCTCATCTCCTACGCttccatttttattttaggaactCTCGATGAAGAGGACGTAAGCTCCTCTGCCGCGATCGACACGATCGGGACATTCTACGATTTTCGCCCACTTCTCCTCCTTCATCAGGCCCTCAGCCTAATCCGGCTGTTCAGACCTCTTCATCTTCGCCGATGTTGTTCAGAGACGTAGTCGGTGACTAcaaagaaataaagatttctCAATCAAATTCTCTGTGATATGCCGAGTCGAGTCACTCTCGCTGGGGGAAACTCCATGGAGGAGACAGACCGACCTTAACAAAATTTTGGAAATGAATTTCAGTTATCATGCCTAATGGGGAGGCCTTAAAAATGGTATCTCTTACTAAAGACTGGAACTATTACGAGGTTTATGAATTGGATTCATGGTTTTGATCCTACTACACATAAATATATGCAAAAGTCTACTACAGCTCAGGTTTGAGTTCGGTTCTATGATATTCTTGGATAAACGAATTACTAACTGATAGGGAGATTGGGATACCGTTACGATTTGATCCCAACATGGTGGAGGGTGAACCTACACTTTCCAAAAGTGCTTGTTGGGGTaaactacaccaatggtacctgaattttacatagtttacactttggtatctagattacattttgtctcaaaaatatacctgaaataacgatgaccggacaatttagtatatttttaccggttatgaccggtcaacgcgagtttcatgagttaattacattaatggtacccgaactttaccataattcacacttcggtacctagattttattttatcctaaaaacataacacaagtaaaggtgactgaaaagtttagttcatttgatcggttagtgaccgggtaacatgaactaaacattgggactcaccatacactcaattaacataaaattagtatattgtcatttatgagctaaatgacagtattataattttatgttaattgagtgtataattggtctcaatttttaatttaaaatggtcaaacttgGATTGATCAATCACTGGtcggtcaaatatactaaaatattgagttatctttacttgaagtgtgttttttggacaaaatgaaatctaggtacgAAAATATGAactcgggtaaagttcaggtatcatcagtgtaatttactcatcaaaatcgcattgaccggccattaaccggtaaaatatacttaattgtccggtcatcgttacttcgggtatatttttgagacaaaatgtaatctaggtaccaaagtgtgaattagggtaaagttcaggtaccattggtgtaatttactcgtgCTTGTTGATATTGAtttttcaaagaatatatgaGCCGGGTTGACACCATCAGACTTGATGCAATGAGTTAATATTGAataggaaaattataaaactgtgTTAAATTGGAGATTCATTTCTCAAAATACAttggatatatatataacaatttaGAAAATTTCttactctttcttttttttcttttcgtttGCGAACTTGGCGCTCCGTTTTTAATTATCGACTCATATACGCAaaatctttcttcttgtgaACTTAGCACTCCGGTTTGTagtattttgtacatttttccCAGGATAATACTTCTCGCATATAATTTTACTTCGTATTTTCGCAAACTGTGAAACCTGCGAAGAGAAATACTACTTCGCAGAATAAATTTTGCTTCGCAGTTTTCGCAAACTACGAAGAAAATTCATGTACTGAAGTAGTATTTACCTTCGCAGTTTTTGCTCAAACTTCGCAGTTTGGGGAAAATGCGAAGTAGTATATTGTGTTATTTGTCTAAAATATATACAAGTAAACAACATGTATAGcaaaatgacataaaaaaacatagcattatcaaaatttacaacaagattgcaacaataattcaaacCCTAAACCCCAGCAATGGTATGAACACTAGTGTATCACAGTAAACCCTAATAAGAGTGTTTCCAGATTTTACAGAAGCAAGAAAAATCAGCAACATCATACAAAATTAATGGCCTTTGGGAGGAAGTTCAGAAGCAAATGGAACCAGAACATTTGctcttcactttcttcatcaCATCCCAATCACCTCTCACCGTGATTGATGCTTTTGTATTCAAGCTAAACGGAACTTGAATTTGATGCATTTGTATTCAATCTTCACAaaaaattaagtcattttaGAGAAATAATGAAAGAAGCGCTTCGCAGAAAGCGAAACTGCGAAGTTTGCGAAGAAAAATACAACCTAAAAAAGGGTGATTTtgcttcgcatattgcgaaattgTGAAGTCTGTAAAGTCAATTTCTGAAGAAAATAATACTTCAGAGGATGATTTTTCTTCGCAGGTTTCGCAAAATGTGAAGCAAACTCATTCTGTGAAGTAATTTTATGGAAAGAGAGGAAGATGAACGCAGAAATACAGTAGATACTTACCTTCTTTCTGCCTTTTGCCATTAAAATCGATAATAAATATATGATAAACGCAGAATAACATCGAAGAACGATTCCTTCAATTCGcataagaagaaagaaacaaagagaggaaggagaaacatgaagatgaagaaccatgccttcgattcgcacaagaacagagagacaaagagaggaagaagagacagGATGATAAAAAATGGCTTCCGTTCGCACAATaaaaagaaaggaagagagAAAGATGAAACGATGGAAAGGAaaggggaagatgaaaggtttggggtattttgggaaagtcacatcCCCTATCTCTCTCTTCTAATGTCCCGTTATTCTAGTCTTATGAAACCCTCTTATTTTAATAATTGACAATTGGGAATGAGAATTGCTATTTCCTTAGAAAGAAAGAAGTTCCCTAGCATCAAAAAACACTGCTAAAGATAGAAATATATGCGAAGTGAAACCTTACTCGGTAAAAATAAGTCTTTCTCAACTCGAAAAATTGATACTAGATGTAGCTAGAAAACTCCTCATTAAGGGAAAATTGATGCTCGAAATAGCTACACTTTGAATTTGCTTTTCCCGAAGGAAGGAGTGAAAATTTCCATTTTGTATAGCTGTCAAAGTCCTCACTTTTTGCTGTCAAAGTCCTCATTTTTTCGACTTTTCCTCGAACCAGAATGATTAAAAAGATGTTTTATATAGAATAGATGGAAAAAGGCTCATTTTCTCACTTTCCACTTTGAATTCTGCACCCCAGGGAGGCAAAAGGTAATCACGAATTAGTATGTTTTCCCTTTGTTCCCAGAAGTGGTTTCAATCTAATTGCCTCATTCGATTAAAAATACATCGCTTTagtagtctagatatgtaatgtgttgggtaattggtctaaatatgtaaattggCCTAcaatttgacccaattttgtaatttttcctattGAATACGATGGATTTTTGctctaataaaaaaatgttattttagtCGTTTGGCATAAAAATAAGTCATTTGCGTCACTTGACAAAGACTGGTCCAaatgtcaaaaaataaattatttgcaTCGTATTATTTAAAACAAGCGAAGCAAATAACAATCACTCATTTTTAAGGATGTGATACAAATAACATGTTCATCCGTGTAAGCACGTCTTTTTAACTTTCCTCTCTTATCCCGGTTTGATCTctatcttttgtttttcttcttccctCATTTATTTTCAACCTCCCCTCCTTACTCATATATTTAAGATCAATAAATATTTCAATGATAAATGATTTAGAGGGTTGCAGTTTGGATACTCTTCCATTCTCAGTTGTTAAGGTGGTATTTGATATAAGGGATAAATGGGTGGAATATGGATAAAAAAGTGTAATACTCATTTATCTCATGTTTGTTTTACAGATATGATATGGAGATAAAAGAGagataatatagtaaaatatattattttatctttatccaTATCCAATATACATGTTAACCAATGCAAATACAATCTAGTAATTGGTAGTCAAAATATTCTTTGAATATTTTAGATTAGACTCTCATAATTTATAGCCTAAATAGTCACAACTTTATAGTAGACTCTCTtaatttatctcttaatttatAACCTAAATTGTAGCTCTTGGTATCATTTGGGACATCCAGAAGCATCTGTTTTACGCTCTCCCaccaataataatttaattacatGCAATAACAGTTCACTCTATCTGGTTTGTGAATCGTGTGTGTTTGGGAAGCATATTAAGTTATCATTTCACCTTCTTCTAGTAGCATACTATTGCCTTTTGATATTATCCACGATGATGTATGGACTTCTCCTGTCTTAAGTTCAGGTGGCCACAAATATCTTTTCTTGGATGATTTCTCTAATTTTCTATGAACCTGTCTGTTTACGCCTTTTTTATGAGAGTCCGAGTGTCCCAGAAGTTTTGTGGAAAAACCCCAAAATAATGTCAAATCTGACTTCTATCTCAGAAAGTGAAAAACTTGAAGGACGAAAAAGCTTAGAGTTTGCAATAAAGCCTAAAGAATTGGTATTAACTGTATTGAAATAACGCCAATGAATGGAAAATCAAATTGCttaaattgaatttgaataaacGAAATGACATAAAAACTCAGAACTTACAATAATGGATGAACGAGATAATAAAAGCTAAGTTTGCAGAAAATAAGTAATATAAGTCTCCATTGCAGAATTTCTGGAATTATGTCTGGTTTTTTGTGTGATTGTTTGTCCTTTTTCCTTCCATAAAATTTCCTTTTAAAAGCATAGATTTCCACCTCTTGGAAGAAATAATTGTTTTTCCCCACTACTCCTGACTTGTAACCACTTCCTTATTATTGTAAATTTACGTGAGCTTCATTCGGCAAGGAAGTTCTAATTTCAACAAGAAAGGTCCCTGACTATTAATGCTGCTCTAACTGCCCAGCAAGGAAGTTCCCAGGTGCTCCATTATCCCACGTCTTCTCCTACTTTCCTTCTATAAGTTTATTCAAATGTGGCTGAACAATAATCCCAATTCAGCCAACAAACATGGACAATTAGCAACATAGTCCTGAATCTTCCATCTTTCACACATTTTGACGGAAAAAAAGTATATTTGAAGGATTAATATCACATTCCACCCGGAATAAATATTGAAATCACCCAATTGACCCATATTTCCTTTGGTTTAATCAATTTAGGTCAAATGAAGTAATTAATTATGGAATCCCCTAGATTAAAACATGGGTTATATAATGGCCCCCAATCCCATTAACTTTATCAATTTGGGCCCAATTAAGTACATTAATTGAAAAATTTACCCAAATTAAATTAAGGGTGAAACATTTTCCAATTGGGAAGAAGTCACAAGTTTATACCAGGTTCTCTTCTTTTCATAAGTTTATCCTTACTCAATTTGTAATTAATATCAAAAGTTTTCAATGTGACAATAGTAAAGAATTTGATA includes:
- the LOC136225499 gene encoding uncharacterized protein → MDWKKWIGGGFKEMKPLVHLLLPLSFHWIAEQMTVSVLVDVVTNALCPGQSTCSQAIYISGLQQTVVGIFKMVVLPLLGQLADEYGRKPFLLLTVSTSIFPFALLAYRQSREFVYGYYVLRTISFILSQGSIFCIAVAYAADFIEQDKRAAVFSWMTGLFSASHVLGNVLARFLPERYIFLVSIGLLMFCPLYMQFFLVETVTRDERKDQKSSLLSRMVKVLHTRYKSMVDAATVVFSSSALRGISSVSFFYELGMSGITSVLFYYLKSVFGFSKNQYSEILLMVGVGEIFSQILVLPLLNPLVGEKVILCIALLASITYAILYGLAWASWVPYLSASFGAIYVLVTPSTYAIVSKASSSENQGKAQGFVAGVQSVASLLSPIAMSPLTALFLSDNAPFNCKGSSIIVASLCMMVALCYACLLQSQQNSTTESEQDIEQPLLSNH